One Haloplanus sp. HW8-1 DNA window includes the following coding sequences:
- a CDS encoding beta-CASP ribonuclease aCPSF1: protein MSSDDDSPLDTVRAQVEAEIPDDLNVSRVTYEGPELVIYTETPRKFAEREGLIGTLASTVRKRITVRPAAGTQASPAEAKPQILDLIPEDAGITNLQFYPTTGEVLIEAEKPGLVIGRRASTLREITQKVGWTLEVLRTPPMESSTVDNVRNFLIQERDERREFLERVGDQIHREPTHDTEWVRVTTLGCCREVGRASFILSTPETRILIDCGDKPGAEGEVPYLQIPEANPIPDLDAVVLTHAHLDHSALLPLLFKYGYDGPVYTTQATRDLMGLLQLDYLDVAAKEGRTPPYESAMVRKELKHTITVDYGNVTDIAPDIKLTFHNAGHILGSAVAHFHVGEGFHNVVFSGDVHYTDTRLFNGASNDFPRVETLIMESTYGRRNDYQTDQEDSERKLIQLINDTYEQDGKVVIPAFAVGRSQELMLVLEEAMREGRLPTMPIYLDGMIREATAIHTAYPEFLRDGLRQRILHDDENPFLADQFQQVDGGQEMREDIAGGEPCIILSTSGMVTGGPIMSWLELLGGDPKNTLVFVGYQAQGTLGRRIQSGRREIPFSDLGSRSEQLTLRFDVESVSGFSGHADRNGLEKFVETMHPRPEEILCVHGDESSTDQLSSGLYQKFDVRTYAPKNMETFRFD, encoded by the coding sequence ATGAGTTCTGACGACGACAGCCCGTTGGATACCGTTCGCGCTCAGGTAGAGGCAGAGATTCCCGACGACCTGAACGTCTCACGAGTAACGTACGAAGGGCCAGAACTCGTCATCTATACCGAAACACCCCGAAAGTTCGCCGAGCGGGAGGGATTGATTGGGACGTTGGCGAGCACCGTTCGAAAGCGAATTACCGTCCGACCGGCCGCGGGAACGCAGGCGAGTCCGGCCGAAGCAAAGCCCCAAATTCTAGATCTCATCCCGGAGGATGCGGGCATCACGAACCTGCAGTTCTATCCGACGACGGGCGAGGTCCTGATCGAGGCGGAAAAACCCGGACTCGTCATCGGCCGTCGTGCGAGCACGCTTCGAGAGATCACGCAGAAAGTCGGATGGACTCTCGAAGTCCTCCGCACGCCGCCGATGGAGTCGTCGACGGTCGATAACGTCCGGAACTTCCTGATACAGGAGCGCGACGAGCGTCGTGAGTTTCTCGAACGCGTCGGCGATCAAATCCACCGCGAACCGACACACGACACCGAGTGGGTTCGCGTCACGACACTCGGCTGCTGTCGTGAGGTTGGCCGAGCGAGTTTCATCCTCAGTACCCCCGAAACGCGGATTCTCATCGACTGTGGTGACAAACCCGGAGCGGAAGGAGAGGTTCCGTACCTCCAGATTCCGGAGGCCAATCCGATCCCAGACCTCGACGCAGTCGTCCTGACTCACGCCCATCTCGACCACAGCGCCTTGCTCCCGCTCCTCTTCAAGTACGGATACGACGGGCCCGTGTACACGACCCAAGCTACTCGTGACCTGATGGGCCTGCTCCAACTCGACTATCTCGACGTTGCAGCCAAGGAAGGACGCACGCCGCCGTACGAGAGCGCGATGGTTCGCAAGGAACTCAAGCACACGATCACGGTCGACTACGGCAACGTCACCGACATCGCGCCGGACATCAAACTCACGTTCCACAACGCCGGCCACATCCTCGGAAGCGCCGTCGCACACTTCCACGTCGGTGAGGGCTTCCACAACGTCGTCTTCTCGGGCGACGTCCACTACACGGACACTCGACTGTTCAACGGGGCGTCGAACGACTTCCCGCGGGTCGAGACGCTCATCATGGAGTCGACCTACGGACGACGCAACGACTACCAAACCGACCAGGAAGACAGCGAGCGCAAGCTCATCCAGTTGATCAACGACACGTACGAGCAGGACGGCAAAGTCGTCATACCAGCGTTCGCCGTCGGTCGATCGCAGGAACTCATGCTCGTCCTCGAGGAAGCGATGCGAGAGGGGAGGCTCCCCACGATGCCGATCTATCTTGACGGCATGATTCGGGAGGCGACGGCGATTCATACGGCCTATCCCGAGTTCCTCCGAGACGGACTGCGACAGCGCATTCTGCACGACGACGAAAACCCGTTCCTCGCGGACCAATTCCAGCAGGTCGACGGCGGCCAGGAGATGCGAGAGGACATCGCCGGCGGCGAGCCCTGTATCATCCTCTCAACGTCCGGGATGGTGACGGGCGGCCCGATAATGTCGTGGTTGGAACTGCTTGGGGGTGACCCAAAGAACACGCTCGTCTTCGTCGGCTACCAGGCTCAGGGGACACTCGGACGGCGGATTCAGAGTGGCCGTCGGGAGATTCCGTTTAGCGATCTGGGGAGTCGCAGCGAACAGCTGACGCTACGCTTCGACGTGGAATCCGTCAGCGGTTTTTCGGGGCACGCGGATCGGAATGGACTCGAGAAGTTCGTGGAAACGATGCATCCCCGGCCGGAAGAGATCCTCTGTGTTCACGGAGACGAATCGTCGACGGACCAGCTCTCGTCCGGCCTGTACCAGAAATTCGACGTCCGAACGTACGCGCCGAAAAATATGGAAACGTTCCGATTCGATTGA
- a CDS encoding transposase, producing MAATRESRRTVFRRIADRPHADWPVYDSTPLYERSSLDGLESDIRIVSQTWFRHDSHGSVKNFVRLLPLAYFRFDTHDRYAESTRYGMDTLFRVFILKECHGWDHETALIEYLECRPVLCEQLGLESVPNQSTLWRSWHERFTAELRSTVETAARTILIKAQDAGVAVPREPEQRLPSYGDEENESDPHDQAVLDEAATITGHVSRVVFPAFSLDRGEGCEIHENAYWDLQTYLGLRERLAANEGARSFTYESTRERTPLGHAHREQVRDLSIAEIREMYRQAIGRLLNEVSETKQFFRAGIVAIDITEADPFTGDRTGHEDEIIGTKEKTDEYAYQWATVQLVGNAVPIVLDARPVRKGETRLEIVEDLLNSVEELVHVDNVLMDREFDSQHVLEMISQRGLSYVVPKRMQTSEKAQAKRLLQRDQERYETDRKLHLGKNQWHETTLIYRRKEDSEHDDHRQYSVFLTNCGSGHLTEYGYRWEIESGYRSIKRFMAATTSKDFGLRFFYFAFACLLYSIWRAVDLLVQVELTGDYEHSPVITADNTLTLLKKETGIG from the coding sequence GTGGCTGCAACTCGTGAGTCTCGCAGAACCGTCTTTCGACGGATCGCCGACCGACCACACGCTGATTGGCCAGTGTACGATTCGACGCCGCTGTACGAGCGAAGCTCGCTAGATGGGCTGGAATCGGATATCAGAATTGTCTCGCAGACCTGGTTCAGACACGACAGCCACGGGTCGGTCAAGAACTTCGTCCGGCTACTCCCGCTAGCGTATTTCCGATTCGACACGCACGACCGGTACGCAGAGTCAACTCGCTACGGGATGGATACCCTCTTTCGCGTCTTCATCTTGAAAGAATGCCACGGGTGGGACCACGAGACAGCGCTGATCGAGTATCTTGAGTGTCGCCCGGTACTCTGCGAGCAGTTAGGCTTAGAAAGTGTCCCGAACCAGTCGACGCTGTGGCGCAGTTGGCACGAACGGTTCACTGCCGAGCTTCGCAGTACAGTCGAGACAGCTGCGCGGACCATCCTCATCAAAGCCCAGGACGCGGGTGTTGCCGTCCCACGCGAACCAGAACAGCGTCTTCCATCCTACGGTGACGAAGAGAACGAATCGGACCCACACGATCAAGCTGTCCTTGATGAAGCGGCAACGATTACGGGGCACGTCAGTCGCGTTGTCTTCCCGGCATTCTCACTGGATCGAGGTGAGGGCTGTGAGATTCACGAGAACGCCTACTGGGACCTGCAGACGTATCTCGGACTTCGTGAGCGCCTCGCGGCCAACGAGGGCGCTCGGAGCTTCACCTACGAGTCAACTCGTGAGCGGACACCGTTAGGGCACGCCCATCGCGAGCAAGTTCGTGACCTCTCAATTGCGGAGATCCGAGAGATGTACCGACAGGCCATCGGAAGGCTTCTGAACGAAGTTTCGGAGACAAAGCAGTTCTTCCGAGCTGGGATTGTTGCAATCGACATTACCGAAGCTGATCCCTTCACTGGTGATAGGACTGGGCACGAAGACGAGATTATCGGCACGAAGGAGAAGACCGACGAGTATGCCTACCAGTGGGCGACGGTCCAGTTGGTCGGCAATGCCGTCCCTATCGTGCTGGACGCGCGCCCCGTCCGAAAGGGGGAGACTCGACTGGAAATCGTCGAAGACTTGCTCAATTCGGTTGAAGAGCTCGTCCACGTCGATAATGTCCTGATGGATCGAGAGTTCGATAGCCAGCACGTTCTGGAGATGATCAGCCAGCGCGGGCTCTCCTACGTCGTTCCCAAGCGAATGCAGACCAGCGAGAAGGCTCAGGCGAAGCGATTGCTCCAGCGTGACCAGGAGCGGTATGAAACCGACCGGAAGCTCCACCTCGGCAAGAACCAGTGGCACGAGACGACGCTGATCTATCGTCGAAAAGAAGACTCAGAGCACGACGATCACCGGCAATACTCGGTGTTCCTGACGAATTGCGGGAGTGGTCACCTCACGGAGTACGGCTACCGATGGGAAATCGAGAGCGGCTACAGATCGATCAAGCGATTCATGGCTGCCACGACATCGAAGGATTTCGGGCTCCGATTCTTCTACTTCGCATTCGCCTGCCTGCTGTACTCGATCTGGCGAGCAGTCGATTTGCTCGTTCAGGTCGAGTTGACCGGCGATTATGAGCACTCACCGGTGATTACAGCGGACAACACGCTGACGCTGCTGAAGAAGGAAACTGGAATCGGGTAG
- a CDS encoding AbrB/MazE/SpoVT family DNA-binding domain-containing protein → MSKSERLDNSEKEVVAVTKHGQATIPKRFREKLGIEAPGKVLFRETEGGEVIVEHVRSPSEMRGFAARSEASTDRPATEILQEKREQDREERDAQFPSEE, encoded by the coding sequence ATGAGTAAGTCAGAACGCTTGGATAACTCTGAGAAGGAAGTCGTTGCTGTCACCAAGCACGGTCAGGCGACCATTCCGAAGCGGTTCCGCGAGAAGCTCGGGATCGAGGCTCCCGGAAAGGTGCTGTTCCGGGAGACCGAGGGCGGCGAGGTGATCGTCGAACACGTCCGCTCGCCGAGTGAGATGCGCGGCTTTGCCGCCCGCAGCGAAGCGTCCACCGACAGGCCCGCGACCGAGATCCTCCAAGAGAAGCGCGAACAGGATCGAGAGGAACGTGACGCGCAGTTCCCCTCGGAGGAGTGA
- a CDS encoding PIN domain-containing protein has protein sequence MTVVPDSVVFDAEPLIAHADDEPGSDVVEEYLDAVAVEDTAGYASCVNLAEIRYTIARKYDRTTADEYLDWLTDLGIETMAVGDSWQEASEYILRYNPALGDSFALATAEEVEATLLVGGDDDYDEVSEVPLERFRDGSA, from the coding sequence GTGACGGTGGTCCCTGACAGCGTCGTCTTTGACGCTGAGCCGCTGATCGCACACGCTGATGATGAACCCGGGAGCGACGTGGTTGAGGAGTATCTCGACGCAGTCGCCGTCGAGGACACCGCCGGCTACGCCAGCTGCGTGAACCTCGCCGAAATCCGCTATACTATCGCCCGGAAGTACGACCGGACCACCGCTGACGAGTATCTCGACTGGCTCACCGATCTCGGAATCGAGACCATGGCGGTCGGTGACTCCTGGCAGGAGGCCTCAGAGTACATCCTTCGGTACAACCCGGCGCTCGGTGACTCCTTTGCACTGGCGACCGCTGAAGAGGTCGAGGCGACGCTCCTGGTCGGCGGTGACGACGACTATGACGAAGTCTCCGAAGTCCCATTAGAGCGGTTCCGTGACGGCTCCGCATAG
- a CDS encoding UPF0175 family protein, which translates to MARITGSYPDDLDLLIEGAVEAGVFSGKSDALREFVREYFEDHESERVAAAVALYERERITLGDAARLADVDRWTMRDLLREHGVELRLGLVDEDDAAYEVEAASELDFGDEDSSDEEPRAK; encoded by the coding sequence ATGGCTCGAATCACCGGCTCCTACCCAGATGATCTCGACCTCCTCATTGAGGGCGCTGTCGAGGCTGGTGTGTTTAGTGGCAAAAGCGATGCGTTGCGAGAGTTCGTGCGTGAATACTTCGAGGACCACGAAAGCGAGCGCGTTGCAGCTGCGGTCGCCCTCTACGAACGCGAGCGGATCACACTCGGTGATGCTGCGAGACTCGCTGATGTCGATCGGTGGACGATGCGGGATCTCCTCCGTGAGCACGGTGTTGAGCTCCGCCTCGGACTCGTTGACGAAGACGACGCAGCCTACGAAGTAGAGGCAGCGAGCGAACTCGACTTCGGTGATGAGGACTCGTCTGATGAGGAGCCACGTGCTAAATGA
- a CDS encoding twitching motility protein PilT: MTIPANRSVLNTTVLSNFAYIDQLWVVADLSGICTVPVVREELEHGVDDHPYLQSALDTLDDEIPVATISDTVANREAVVSDHLDPGEAQAFALVDAADGRLLTDDGDARSFAKDRGVTVVGSVGVLLAAIDAGKIDEPTADEWLSTWIDEMGYYVPYQSISEYR, translated from the coding sequence ATGACGATTCCAGCGAACCGGAGCGTCCTGAACACGACTGTCCTCTCGAATTTCGCCTATATCGACCAGCTGTGGGTTGTTGCTGACCTCTCTGGAATCTGTACGGTACCGGTCGTCCGTGAGGAGCTTGAACACGGCGTTGATGACCATCCATATCTTCAGTCGGCACTCGATACACTCGACGACGAGATTCCCGTCGCGACGATTTCGGACACCGTCGCAAACAGAGAGGCGGTTGTCAGTGACCATCTCGATCCTGGTGAAGCACAGGCATTTGCTTTGGTAGATGCTGCGGACGGTCGTCTACTGACCGACGACGGGGATGCCCGATCGTTTGCGAAAGATCGAGGCGTGACCGTTGTCGGGTCGGTCGGGGTGCTGTTGGCTGCGATCGATGCTGGAAAGATTGATGAGCCAACTGCCGATGAGTGGCTGTCGACATGGATCGATGAAATGGGGTACTACGTGCCATACCAGTCGATTTCGGAATATCGGTGA
- a CDS encoding PAS domain S-box protein yields the protein MEDTETSDTRIENQADRYRMLVEESSDVATIIDTDGTMTYVSPAVTRVLGYDPEELAGNSGYEYVHPDDREKNAEAVEAVLETPDEPRTVEVRFKHADGSWCWIEATMRNRLEDDVIDGILLNSREITERKEQERELRKLAEEYEALLNNAEDAIFFVDVNVSDDDITFEFDRLSPAYEQQTGLTTEEVRGETPPDVFGEQAGAELEANYHRCVKAREPISYQEELEIDEEARIWQTNLAPVLTDGDVTRLVGITRNVTDRVERERQLRRQKERLDEFASVISHDLRNPLNVAQGRATILDEQTESEHLDPLLRALDRMEAIIADTLTLARQGETIDETESVSLTDLVGKCWGTVDTDAATLEITDKMTFQGDRDRLRHVFENLFRNAIEHGGTDVTVRVGRVDEDTIYVEDDGSGIPADRREEIFEPGHSSTSGGTGFGLTIVKRIVEAHGWTVSMTDGSEGGARFELVMSQ from the coding sequence ATGGAAGACACTGAGACTTCGGACACACGGATCGAGAATCAGGCGGATCGGTATCGGATGCTCGTCGAAGAGTCGAGCGACGTCGCCACGATCATCGACACTGACGGAACGATGACATACGTGAGCCCCGCGGTCACCCGAGTGCTCGGCTACGATCCCGAGGAATTAGCCGGGAACTCTGGCTACGAATACGTCCATCCCGACGACCGGGAGAAAAACGCCGAGGCGGTCGAAGCTGTTCTTGAGACCCCGGACGAACCCCGGACCGTCGAAGTCCGATTCAAACACGCCGACGGGTCGTGGTGCTGGATCGAGGCTACGATGCGGAATCGACTCGAAGACGATGTCATCGACGGTATTCTACTCAACAGCCGGGAGATTACTGAGCGGAAAGAACAGGAACGCGAACTCCGCAAACTGGCTGAAGAGTACGAGGCCCTCCTCAACAATGCAGAGGATGCGATTTTCTTCGTTGATGTCAACGTTTCAGACGACGACATTACGTTCGAGTTCGACCGTCTCAGTCCGGCATACGAGCAACAAACCGGTCTCACGACCGAAGAGGTGCGGGGAGAAACACCTCCCGATGTATTTGGTGAGCAAGCGGGAGCCGAACTCGAAGCGAACTATCACCGGTGTGTCAAGGCTCGTGAGCCGATCTCGTATCAGGAAGAGTTAGAAATCGATGAGGAGGCACGCATCTGGCAGACGAATCTCGCGCCGGTACTCACTGACGGCGACGTAACCCGTCTCGTGGGAATCACCCGGAACGTCACCGACCGCGTCGAACGGGAACGACAGCTTCGCCGTCAAAAAGAGCGTCTCGACGAGTTTGCGAGTGTTATCTCCCACGACCTGCGCAATCCGCTCAACGTCGCACAGGGCCGCGCAACAATCCTCGACGAACAAACGGAGAGCGAACACCTCGATCCACTCCTGCGGGCGCTCGACCGGATGGAGGCGATCATCGCGGACACGTTGACGCTCGCTCGGCAGGGCGAGACGATAGACGAAACGGAGTCGGTCAGTCTGACCGATCTCGTCGGGAAGTGCTGGGGAACGGTAGACACAGACGCGGCGACCCTCGAAATAACTGATAAGATGACCTTCCAGGGCGATCGCGACCGATTACGGCACGTGTTCGAGAATCTGTTCCGAAACGCTATCGAACACGGTGGCACGGACGTGACCGTTCGTGTCGGACGTGTCGATGAGGACACTATCTACGTCGAAGACGATGGGTCTGGGATCCCCGCAGATCGGCGCGAGGAGATTTTCGAACCGGGCCATTCCTCGACGAGTGGCGGCACCGGATTCGGACTAACCATCGTGAAGCGGATCGTAGAAGCTCACGGGTGGACGGTGTCTATGACAGACGGGTCTGAGGGCGGGGCGCGGTTCGAACTCGTGATGTCACAATAG
- a CDS encoding PAS domain S-box protein, which produces MSERHTVQLFIHGDNDREALEEFLDDRYDVIVDDTLQPVDCYLVGEQMVPTYREALREHKKEAHPTFTPVLLIQQEGSRGTVPLPSEQNGDGPPLIDEVVAAPVDRTTLFRRVGNLLARREQSVELSTRYEDVQIRFQRLFDSTNDAIFVVAPSGDEITECNPAACDLVGYSRDELLSVSPTETIHADDRERFRSFLQQVQEAGQGSTDDLTCQTKEGETRQLEVSAATLEDSDQSPVILSARDVTDRKAYARELELKSQAMDKAPVGITITDPDQEDNPMIYVNEGFEALTGYSESESLGRNCRFLQGEATREEPVAEMRTAVEKDEPVSVELRNYRKDGSQFWNRVSIAPVRDDAGTVENYVGFQEDVSERKEREMDLQLFKKAVENAGHAVFITDREGTIEYVNPKFEARTGYTREEAVGRTPRIIKSGKQDEEFYDRMWQTILSGEQWNASLINQRKNGELYHVDQTISPIANDDGEITHFVTIESDVTNRRLRKQQLDVLNRVLRHNLKNGMNVIQGRAELLRESLGDDESQAHVRAIERRSDAMESLGDKAETVRSLFEKEVSAETATNVTELVSDIATTVSEEYSTASFDLDGSDPLYVRADSRLKLAVKELLDNAVVHNDQPEPEVTVTTRPSREKQSERWIDIEIVDDGPGIPDQELETIKQGEETPLQHGIGLGLWIVYWTVSLYGGEVTFVDNSPRGTGVVLSLPRVSADSSVRGTPVEHH; this is translated from the coding sequence GTGAGTGAGCGACACACGGTACAACTCTTTATTCACGGGGACAACGACCGGGAAGCGCTCGAAGAATTCCTCGACGACCGATACGACGTCATCGTCGATGACACCCTCCAGCCCGTCGATTGTTATCTCGTTGGTGAACAGATGGTACCGACGTACCGCGAGGCGTTACGCGAGCACAAAAAAGAGGCCCATCCGACCTTCACGCCCGTACTGTTGATCCAACAGGAAGGGTCAAGGGGAACGGTCCCGCTGCCGTCAGAGCAGAACGGCGACGGCCCACCGCTCATTGACGAAGTGGTGGCTGCACCCGTCGACCGGACGACCCTGTTTCGTCGTGTGGGGAATTTGTTGGCGAGGCGTGAGCAGTCGGTGGAGTTGTCCACGCGCTACGAGGACGTGCAGATTCGATTTCAGCGGCTGTTCGATTCGACGAACGACGCGATCTTCGTTGTTGCTCCATCTGGCGACGAGATCACCGAGTGTAATCCGGCAGCGTGTGACCTCGTGGGATATTCGCGCGACGAATTGCTCTCTGTATCCCCGACTGAGACGATCCACGCCGACGATCGAGAGCGGTTTCGGTCCTTTCTCCAGCAGGTACAGGAGGCGGGGCAGGGATCGACCGACGACCTCACGTGTCAGACGAAGGAAGGAGAAACGCGACAGTTGGAGGTGTCGGCCGCGACGCTCGAGGATTCCGACCAGTCACCGGTAATCCTCTCTGCACGCGACGTGACAGACCGGAAAGCGTACGCACGAGAGCTCGAACTGAAGTCCCAGGCGATGGACAAAGCGCCCGTCGGGATCACCATTACTGATCCCGATCAAGAAGATAACCCGATGATCTACGTAAACGAGGGATTCGAAGCGCTGACGGGGTATTCTGAATCGGAATCGCTCGGGCGCAACTGTCGGTTTCTCCAGGGTGAGGCGACTCGAGAGGAACCCGTCGCCGAAATGCGCACGGCAGTTGAGAAGGACGAACCGGTGTCCGTGGAACTCCGGAACTACCGGAAGGACGGCAGTCAGTTCTGGAACCGCGTCAGTATCGCGCCGGTGAGAGACGACGCCGGAACCGTCGAGAACTACGTCGGGTTCCAGGAGGACGTCTCCGAGCGCAAAGAGCGCGAAATGGACTTACAGCTGTTCAAAAAAGCCGTCGAGAACGCAGGACATGCGGTCTTCATCACTGACAGGGAAGGAACTATCGAGTACGTGAATCCGAAATTCGAAGCCCGAACCGGCTATACTCGTGAGGAAGCCGTCGGTCGAACCCCCCGCATCATCAAATCAGGCAAACAGGACGAGGAGTTCTACGATCGGATGTGGCAGACGATCCTTTCGGGCGAGCAGTGGAATGCAAGTCTCATCAATCAGCGCAAAAACGGGGAGCTGTATCACGTCGACCAGACGATCTCGCCCATAGCGAACGACGACGGAGAGATCACGCACTTCGTCACGATCGAGTCCGACGTGACGAATCGTCGGTTGCGCAAACAGCAACTCGACGTGCTCAATCGCGTCTTGCGCCACAACCTCAAGAACGGGATGAACGTGATTCAGGGCCGGGCCGAACTACTCCGCGAATCGCTGGGCGATGACGAATCGCAGGCGCACGTGCGGGCGATCGAAAGACGATCGGATGCCATGGAGTCGCTGGGTGACAAAGCCGAAACTGTGCGCTCATTGTTCGAAAAAGAAGTATCAGCTGAGACTGCTACCAATGTGACGGAGTTAGTTAGCGATATCGCCACCACCGTTTCTGAAGAGTATTCGACCGCTTCATTCGATCTTGATGGTTCTGACCCACTCTACGTTCGAGCAGATAGCCGGTTGAAGCTGGCAGTGAAGGAACTGCTGGATAATGCTGTCGTCCACAACGACCAACCCGAACCCGAGGTGACGGTCACCACCAGACCGTCCAGGGAAAAGCAGTCTGAACGGTGGATCGACATCGAAATTGTGGATGACGGACCGGGCATTCCGGATCAAGAACTGGAGACGATCAAACAGGGCGAGGAAACGCCGCTCCAGCACGGCATCGGACTCGGGCTCTGGATCGTCTACTGGACTGTCTCGCTGTACGGTGGCGAAGTCACATTCGTGGATAACTCACCGCGTGGAACAGGCGTCGTATTGAGCCTTCCCCGGGTGTCTGCCGACTCATCCGTTCGGGGAACACCCGTCGAACACCACTGA
- a CDS encoding ATPase domain-containing protein, translated as MSDHSRDAATEEIKLVASGIPELDELLNGGYIRGRTYLVQGASGTGKSLLGQHFLRAGLDADETVVYIHGEESRHDILVNAARLDVDIRDAEFLDIGPGTDFFAEDKSYNLVEATEVESEQFTQDIKHVIEEVDPARILIDPITQLQYVERDEYQYRKRLQSLIRFLRDRQVTTVATRTLDRERTRESTHDDFESLSDGVINLYLDEHERRIAVPKHRGLGQVDGTHGLEIREHGIEVYPQTIPEHDNRTFDPELVSTGHASLDGLLGGGIERGTVSFISGPTGIGKSTTGAQILSGIVEDGGTALGYLFEESIDQFVHRSETLGLPISEMRTQGSLGLTETEPLVRSAEEFDQHVLDQVDEHAPDAVFIDGLSGYKISLQGSDQRLVRRLHGLTRILKNRGIAVIVTDEADRLTGIPEATSTNTSYIADNIVFLTYVEVDGELDRAIGVVKKRLGDFDSRFQRFAIESGEGLVIEGPFDTVRGIMQGSSTHRIPDEYHQTTDQS; from the coding sequence ATGTCGGATCACTCTCGCGATGCGGCGACCGAAGAAATCAAGCTGGTGGCGTCGGGTATCCCCGAGCTGGACGAACTGCTCAACGGAGGGTATATCCGGGGCCGTACGTACCTCGTCCAGGGCGCCTCAGGAACGGGGAAGTCCCTGCTCGGCCAGCACTTCCTACGAGCGGGACTCGATGCCGACGAGACAGTCGTCTACATCCACGGCGAAGAGTCCAGACACGACATTCTCGTCAACGCAGCACGGCTCGATGTCGACATTCGGGACGCCGAGTTTTTAGACATCGGGCCCGGAACGGACTTTTTCGCCGAGGACAAGTCATACAACCTAGTCGAGGCGACCGAAGTCGAATCCGAGCAATTCACGCAGGATATCAAACACGTAATCGAGGAGGTCGACCCGGCCCGGATTCTCATCGACCCGATCACACAACTCCAGTACGTCGAACGGGACGAATACCAGTACCGGAAGCGCTTGCAATCGCTCATCCGCTTTCTCCGGGACCGGCAGGTGACGACAGTCGCAACGCGAACACTCGACAGGGAACGGACTCGCGAGAGCACGCACGACGATTTCGAATCGCTCAGCGACGGCGTCATCAACCTGTACCTCGATGAGCATGAACGCCGGATCGCGGTCCCGAAACACCGTGGCCTCGGACAGGTCGACGGCACCCACGGACTCGAAATCCGCGAGCACGGGATCGAAGTCTACCCACAGACCATCCCGGAACACGACAACCGAACGTTCGATCCGGAACTCGTTTCTACCGGACACGCATCCCTCGACGGTCTCCTCGGTGGCGGAATCGAACGCGGGACCGTTTCGTTTATCAGCGGTCCGACCGGCATCGGCAAATCGACCACCGGCGCACAGATACTTTCGGGCATCGTCGAAGACGGTGGGACAGCGCTCGGATACCTCTTCGAGGAGTCGATCGACCAGTTCGTCCATCGCTCGGAAACCCTCGGACTCCCGATCTCGGAGATGCGGACGCAGGGATCACTGGGGCTGACAGAGACCGAACCGCTCGTGCGTTCCGCCGAGGAGTTCGATCAGCACGTCCTCGACCAGGTCGACGAGCACGCACCGGACGCGGTGTTCATCGACGGGCTCTCGGGCTACAAGATCTCACTCCAGGGCAGCGATCAGCGACTCGTTCGCCGGCTGCACGGTCTCACCCGGATACTCAAAAATCGCGGTATCGCGGTCATCGTCACGGACGAGGCGGACCGTCTCACCGGCATCCCGGAAGCCACGAGTACGAACACCAGCTACATCGCGGACAACATCGTGTTTCTCACTTATGTGGAGGTCGACGGCGAACTGGACCGAGCGATCGGCGTTGTAAAAAAACGGCTCGGGGATTTCGACAGCCGGTTCCAGCGGTTTGCTATCGAGTCCGGCGAGGGGCTGGTTATCGAAGGACCGTTCGATACCGTTCGGGGGATCATGCAGGGTAGTTCAACGCATCGCATTCCAGACGAGTACCACCAGACAACCGACCAATCATGA